The Bosea sp. 685 DNA window AAGAGCTGATCTGGCAGGATCCGGTGCCGGCCGTCGATCACCCCTTGGTCAATGACGCCGATGTCGCCGCGCTCAAGGCCAAGATCGCGGCCTCGGGCTTGACGGTATCGGAACTCGTCGGCACGGCCTGGGCCTCGGCCTCGACCTTCCGTGGCGGCGACAAGCGTGGCGGCGCCAATGGCGCGCGCCTGCGCCTGGCTCCGCAGAAGGACTGGGAGGTCAACCAGCCCTTGCAGCTCGCCAAGGTGCTTTCGGTGCTGGAGGGGATCCGGTTCGCGTTCAACCAAGGCGCAAGCGGCGGCAAGACGATCTCGCTGGCCGACCTGATCGTGCTCGCCGGCAATACCGGCGTCGAGCAGGCGGCGAAGACCGCGGGCCACGACGTGACCGTGCCATTTGCGCCCGGCCGCACCGACGCCTCGCAGGCGCAGACCGACATCCATTCCTTCGAGGTCATGGAGCCGGCCGCGGACGGCTTCCGCAACTACCAGAATGCGGCGCTCAAGGTGCCCGCCGAGGCGGTGCTGATCGACAAGGCGCAGTTGCTGACGCTGACCGCGCCCGAACTGACCGTGCTGATCGGCGGCCTGCGCGCGATCAACATCAATGCCGACGGAGCCACGCATGGCATCCTGACCGACCGACCGGGCGCGCTGACCAACGACTTCTTCGTCAACCTGCTCGACATGGGGACGCAGTGGAAGGCGGTCTCCGAGGCCAAGGACGTGTTCGAGGGCATCGACCGCAAGAGCGGCGCTCCGAAATGGACCGGCACCCGCGTCGATCTCGTCTTCGGTTCGAACTCGGTGCTGCGCGCCTTGGCCGAGGTCTATGCCAGCTCGGATGCGCAGGAGAAGTTCGTGAAGGACTTCGTCGCGGCCTGGACCAAGGTGACGAATCTCGATCGCTTCGACCTGGTCTGATCCAGGCGTAAAAAGCCTTCAGCGGCCGTCTTTGACGGCCGCTGAAGCACATCCGATTATAAATCTTGAGCCCCGAACCTGGTAGTGCCGGCTCGTTGAAGACTGGGCCATGCAGGTTTCAGCGCTGCCTCTGGCGGCCGCTGCGTTCCAGCGCCCGGCTCCAGCGCGACAGGCCGTAGCAGATCAGCCAGTAGATCCCGCCGGAGAAGAAATAGGCCTCCATGTTCATGCCGACCCAGGCCGGATCGGCGAGCGAGGCCTGGGCGATGCCGAGCAGGTCGAGGATCGAGACCACCAGCACCAGCGTGGTATTCTTCACCAGCGCGATGAACTCGTTCGTCATCGCCGGCAGCGAGATGCGCAGCGCTTGGGGCAGGACGATCAGCCCGGTCGCTTTCCAATAGGTCAGGCCGAGCGCTGTCGCAGCCTCGCGCTGGCCCGAAGGCAGGGCCTGCAGGCCACCGCGCACGGCTTCCGCCATATAGGCGGCGATGACCAGGCCGAGCCCGATCACGGCGCGCGCCAGCCTGTCGATGCCGACGCCGCTGGGCAGGATCAATGGCAGCAGCAGCGAGGCGAGGAAGATCACCGCGATGATCGGCACGCCGCGCCAGAATTCGATGAACAGGATGCTGACGAGGCGGATGACCTTGAGCTCGGATTGCCGCCCGAGCGCGAACAAAATGCCGAGCGGGATCGCGATCAGGCTGGAATAGACCGAGATGAACAAGGTCAGCATCAGCCCGCCCCATTCGCGCGTCTCGACCGGCCCGAGGCCAAAGCCGCCGGCCAGGAGCCAGATGCCGAGCGGCGGCAGGATGACGAGGGCAAGCAGGCCCAGCCGCAATTGCAGGCGCTTCGGCGCGAAGACGATGGCCGCGACCGAGAGCAGGAACAGGATGCCGGTGAGATCGACACGCCAGCGCTGGTCGGCCGGGTAGAGCCCGTACATGAACTGGCCGAAACGGGCGCGGATGAAGACCCAGCATGCGCCGCCGGCCGTGCAGTCGCCCCGCGACGTGCCCACCCAATTCGCGTCGATCAAGGCCCAGCGCAGGAACGGCACCGCGATCCAGGCGATGCAGAACGCGATGACGAGCGTGCCGACCGCCGTCGCGGGTGTGCCGAACAGGCGCTTGCGCCAGAGCGGGAAGGTAGCCTCGCTCATCGCGTCACCAGCGCGATCCTGGCATTGTACCAGTTCATCAGGGCCGAGACGGCGAGCCCGATGACGAGATAGACCGCCAGCGTCATGGCGATGATCTCGATCGCCTGGCCGGTGTTGTTCAGCGCCGAGCCCATGAACAGGCTGACCACGTCGGGATAGGCGATGGCCGCGCCGAAGGAGGAGTTCTTCAGCACGTTGAGATACTGGTTCGTCATCGGCGGCATCATCACCCGCAATGCCTGGGGGATGGTGACGAAGCGCAGGATCTGCCCGCGCCGCAGGCCAAGCGCCGAGGCGGCTTCGGTCTGGCCATGCGGCACGGCCTGGATGCCACCGCGCACGATCTCGGCGATGAAGCCTGCCGTATAGGTCACCAGCGCCGCCAGCAGCGCGACGAATTCGGGGATCACCACGAAGCCGCCGCGATAGTTGAAGCCGCGCAGGATGGGGATGTCCCAGCGTGTCGCCAGGCTCGCCCAGGCGATGGCGAGGATGGGGACCAGGATGACCAGCACGGCGCCGATGGCGAGCACGGGCGCATCGCGGCCGGTGCGCTCCTTGCGCCTGCGCGCCCAGAACGCGACCAGCCACTGCGCCAGCCAGGCCAGCAGGATCGCAGCCACGGCCCAGCGGAAATTGGCGGGCGCATCCGGCAGCGGGATCGTCAGCCCGCGATTATTGAGGAAGGCGATGCCGAAGACGCTCAGGCTGTCGCGCGGCGCCGGCAGGGCAGCGATCACGCCGAAATACCAGAACAGCACGAAGAACAGCAGCGGGATGTTGCGGACGAACTCGATATAAGCCCCTGCCAGGGTCGAGAGCAGCCAATGCGAGGACAGCCTTGCGATGCCGAGCACGAAGCCCAGAGCCGTGGCCAGCACGATCGCGATCACCGTCACCAGCGTGGTGTTGGCGACGCCGGCCCAGAACAGGCCAAGGATATTGTCGGCCTGGGTATAGCTCGTCAGCACGAAGGGCACGTCGATGCCCGAGGTTCGCCAGAGGAAATCGAAGCCCGAGGCAATGCCGGCCTTGACCATGTTCTGCGAGGCGTTGCGTACGAAATAGATGGTCAGGGCGACAAGCCCGACGATGAGCGCGGCCTGGTAGATCCAGTCGCGCACGCGCTTGTCGTTGATGAGGGCGAGGGCTTTGGTCAAGAAACCTATATCCTGATCTCTAATAACAATTTTGTAGAAAGCCTGGAAATTCTCTAATTTCGAGATTCCGCATTATTAAAAGCGGCGTTCTATTGCGGCCATTCAGCGATAAACCCGTTGGCCATATAAGGTTGGATTTTATCCCATTCACTGAGCACTCGCGCACAAAGTTCCGGATCCGTATGCCAGAGTGCATTGGGCGTTTCGTAGTGATTTACGACAACGAGCATTTTCTCAGGCTCCGGCCAGTGGCGATGAAGCGTCATCGGATACCGGCGCGAAGTCCAGAGGTTACCAAGGCAAATCACGGTGCGGATCGTGTCGAGACCGAGATGCGCGTCGATGATCGGCAATGAGAATATGACGTTCTCGCCAGTGTTCGTCGCCTTGTGCTCCTCGAGGATCGAATCAGCGGGCACCCCGAGCGACACAAGCCCCGCCTTGATGATGTGACACTCGGTCATGTCGGAGCCTGGCGTAAGGCCGCCACTGACAATGAGCCAGCGGCAGTAACCATCGCGCCAGAGATGATAAGCCGCATCGATGCGCTCTTTCACGCCATCGCGCGTTCCGAATACGAACAACAGGTCGGCTGGTTTGAGCTCCGTGGTTAGGAGATGCTCACTGTCGATCCGGGCAATTTCATCGGAATTCGGTACTCGGCCGATCATCCCCAAATATCCAAATCACATAAGATTGTTGCCCGAAACGCGCCATTTAGCTGAACGTCGAGTCGCAAGCACCACCGTGATGCTTGCGACTCTGGTGTGAAGCCCGGATCAGCGCGGCCTACGCCGCTTGTCCGAGATGACGGCGCGCGTTCATGAATCGAGCTAGGAGCGGCAGAACCGCTCAGCTCTCACTGGAACGGCGGGGTGAAGAGCAGGCCGCCCTTGGTCCAGAGCTGGTTCTGGCCGCGCTCCAGCTTCAGCGTCGAGCCCTGGCCGACGGTGCGCTCGAAGCTCTCGCCATAATTCCCGACCTGCTTGATGACCTTGTACATCCAGTCGTCGGGCAGCCCCATCATCGCGCCGAAGCCGCCTTCCGCGCCGAGCAGGCGGCGAACTTCGGTGTTCTTGGAATTGGCCTTCATCTCGTCGACATTGGCGGAGGTGACACCGAGCGCCTCGGCGGCGATGGTGCCGTTCAGCACCCAGCGCACGATCAACTGCCAGCGCTCATCGCCCCAGCGCGTCACTGGTCCCTGCGGGTCGTTCGAGATCGGCTGGGTCAGGATGATGTGCTCGTCGGGCACCTTGAGCTTGACGCGCTGGCCGGCGAGCGCGCCGACGCCGGCGGTGTAGGCGTCGCAGCGGCCGGAATCATAGGCGGTGATGGCGTCGTCGTTCTTCTGGAAATTGGTGATGGTGACCTTGAGGTTGCGCTCGCGGAACCAGTCGGCGGCGTTCTTCTCCTCGGTCGAGCCGGCGGCGACGCAGACCGAGGCGCCATCGAGATCGGCCGCCGTCTTGGCGTTGGCCTTCTTGCGGACGATGAAGGTCTGGCCTTCGTAGAAATTGATGCCCTGGAAGTTGAGGCCGAGCGTCGCATTGCGCGAGAAGGTGATGGTCGAATTGCGGGCGAGCACGTCGACCTGGCCCGATTGCAGGATCGGCCAGCGCTGCTGCACCGAGGTCGGGGTGAACTTGACCTTGGTCGCGTCGCCGAGCACGGCGGCCGCCAGCGCCTTGCAGTAATCGACATCCAGCCCGGTCCATTCGCCCTTGTCATTGGCGAAGGAGAAGCCGGGCAGGCCGAGATGCACGCCGCATTCGATGTTCCCGCGCGCCTTGATCGCATCGAGCGTCGGGCTCGGAGCGAGTTGTTGGGCGTTCGCCAGCGAGGCGCCGGCGGCGAGGAACGCCGCAGCCAGAATTGTTGTCTTCATGATCGTCGCTCTCCCCGAAGCCGTGGGCGGCTTTTCGTACTGAAGCGGCGACTATGCAACAGCCGGGGCGAGAGTGGTAGCGGGGGCGGCGACGGCTTCAGATGGATTGCAGTCATCGAACCCGTCGCAAAAGACCTCGTCTGCAACAGATTTTTGCGACAGGAATAGCTGCGACTTCCCAATTGGGCCCCTTCGTCGCGAAGCCTGGAAATTCCGCGAATCTATTGGACGATGATCACCTTGCCGGTGATGGCGCCTTCCACGCTCTTTGCGTAGGCAAGCCCTACCCGCTTTGACGAAACGGGTTCATGGCCGGGGAACCATTCCCCGTATCTTGGCACGGAAACATCTAGCAGGCCGGGACTCACGACATTGATGCGAAGGCCGCGAGGCATCTCGATCGCCGCGCCAAGAACAAAACCTCCAAGCGCGCCGTTCGCCGCCGCCGCGCCTGTCCCCATCCGGATAGGATCGCGATCGAGCACCCCACTTGTCAGCGTGAACGAGCCGCCATCGCTGACGCTCGTCAAACCTGCCAACACAAGATTCACCTGCCCCATGACCTTGTGGCGCAGGCCCAGCATGAATGTCTCTTCGGTGAACTCGGCAAGCGGGCCGAAATGGACGGTCCCGGCGGTCGAAATCACGGCATCGACCTTGCCACATTTCATGTACATGGCGTCAACCGAGGAGCGGTCAGCCATATCAACCTGAATATCACCGCTCGACCGTCCGGCCCGGATGATGTCGTGGCGAGAGCCCAACTCCTCACAGGCTGCCTTACCGATATCGCCTTCGGCACCGACGACGATAATCCTCATGACGCCCTCTTCGCCAATTCGTCATACCGTTTGAGCTTGTAGGCGAGGAGTTCAGCGCAACGGTCCAAAGCAGCGCGGCGCTTTTCCAATTGCGTGGCGTGATCAAGAAGCACCGCCCTGCGTTCGGACAGCGTTTCGTTCCCCTGCTGATAGAGCTGCGCAAAATAGCGCATCCGCTCCATTGGCATGCCCGTCTCGCGCAACGAGGACAGAAGAACAAGCCACTCGACATTTTCGCCGGAGAAGTCCCGCTGCCTGTCGCTTCCTCGCCTAATTTTCGGAAGCAACCCCAATGTTTCGTAGTAGCGGATGGTGTCGATGCTCAATCCGCTTGTGGATGCCGCTTCCGAAATACGCATATCCCTGCTGCCCATCGCCTGCCAACACCATGCAGGCTAGCGAGCTGGAGTAGCTCCAGGTCAAGGAAGAAAACGCTTCATTCGAGCTGACTGGGCTCGTCGCTTTAATCCCGACTAAAGCGGCGGCAAATCGCCCGATCTTGCAACGTCGCGGAATGGGGCTTTTCGCAACAATGCAATGTCCGCAGCGCGGCGGGGCAGCCCCTCTCAGAGCCCGGCTGGATGAAGGCGAAGGACCTTTCCAAACAGTCTCTAGCCCGGCCGACCCCCATCACCCCCCGAACACCGTGTTCAGCTGGCTGCCGACCATGATGAAGGTGGTGCGCTTGGGCACCTCCTTCAGCCTGACCGCGCCGATATAGGTCATCGCCGAACGCACCCCGCCCATCAATTCCGACATCGTGCCTTCGACCGGGCCGCGATAGGGCACCTCGACGGTCTTGCCCTCGGAGGCGCGGTATTTGGCGACGCCGCCGGCATAGCGCTTCATCGCCGTGTCAGACGACATGCCGTAGAAGGTCATGCCGATGGCGACCCTCTCGCCATCGCGCTCCTCATAGCGGATCTCGCCCTCGCATTCGTCATGGCCGGCCAGCATGCCGCCCAGCATAACGAAATCGGCGCCAGCACCATAGGCCTTGGCGAGGTCGCCCGGCACGGTGCAGCCGCCATCGCCGCAGACCAGGCCCTTCAGCCCGTGCGCCGCATCGGCGCATTCGATGATGGCCGAGAGCTGCGGATAGCCGACGCCGGTCATTTTGCGCGTGGTGCAGACCGAGCCCGGCCCGATGCCGACCTTGACGATGTCGGCGCCGGCCAGGATCAGCGCCTCCGTCATGTCGCCGGTAACGACATTGCCGGCCATGATCGCGGCATCGGGAAAGGCGGCGCGCGTCGCCTTGACCGTGTCGACGAATTTCTCGGTGTAGCCATTGGCGACGTCGAGGCAGATCTTGCTGATCGGCGCCTTCGCATGGACGGCCTTGAGCTTGTCATGGTCGCTCTCGGTGGTGCCCAGCGAATAGAAGGCGTTGGCGGCTTCGGGCTCCTTGAAAAAGGCGATCAGCTCGTCGGCACCGTAATGCTTGTGCAGGGCGACCATGGCGCCATGCTTCAGCAGCGCGCGGGCCATCGCCATGGTACCGACCACATCCATATTGGCCGCGATCAGCGGAAAGCCGCTCCATTCCGTGCCGGTATGGGCGAAGCGGAAACCGCGGGTGACGTCGACATGGGCGCGGCTGCCCAGCGTCGAGCGCTTGGGCCTGATCAGCACGTCGCGGAAGTCGAGTTTTGGATCGTTCTCGATGCGCATGGTCGGGCCTCCGACGGCAGCTCGGCGCACGCAGAGGGTCGCGTGCATCGATTCATAGCCGCTCGGGGCCGCGAGAGGCAATCCAGACCGTAGCGCTCGACGTTCCCTGGATTGCTTCGGCTTACGCCACCAGGCTCTTCGCCAGCATGCAATGCACGCCCTTGGAGCCGTTGACCGTCTGGGTCACGCGCAGATCGGCGGCGAGGCTGCACAGCATATAGGCCTCCTCGCGCGCGAGCTTCGTGCGCCCGACGATCAGCGCGATCATCTCGCGCAGCGCCTTCTGGGCGCAGATGTCCAGATCGGGATCGATGCCCATGGTGATGTGGTGGGTCGGCGTCTCCGCCCGGGGCGTCGTGAAGGACAGGTCCTCGCGCAGGATGAACTCGAAGGTGCCTTCGAGCGCGGTCTCGATTGCGGTGACGCAGACCTCGCCATCGCCCTGCGCGCCATGGCCGTCGCCGCAGGAGAACAGCCCGCCCTCGACGAAAACAGGCAGATAGAGCGTCGAACCCGCGACCAGTTCCTTGTTGTCGAGATTGCCGCCGAAGGCGCGCGGTATGAGCGAGGTCAATTTGCCCCAATGCGCCGGGGGCGCCGTGCCCATCACGCCGAAGAAGGGCGCCAGCGGCAGTTCCATGCCCCAGGGCAGATGCGCCAGATTGGTTTTCGCATCGAGCCCGATATGGATCAATTTATGCGTGTCGAACTCGTCGGGCAGCGTGCCCGAGAGCGGCTTGATCATGGTGTAGCCCCAGTCGGTGCGCAGCTTCACCTCGCGGATGCGCACCTCCAGCACCTGGCCAGGCCTGGCGCCCTTCACCGCGACCGGGCCGGTCAGGATATGGCCGGGCACCGAACGGTCTGCCTTGGCATGGATCTCGTGGATCTCAGGCAGGACATGGAAGCCGGATTTCGGCTGCGCCTCGGCCGGGCCGGTGACGGTGCGGATCGTGACGCTGTCGCCGCTCTCGATGCTGAGCACAGGCTTGAGCGCAGCGTCGAAGAAGCCCCAATGGCAGGTCGAAAGGCCGGCTTCGAGCAAATGATGGGTCACAGGCGGCCTTTCGAACGGGGTGGTCAGGTCAAGGGCCCGGGCGGGCTGGGGGCGAGCACCGGCCTGGCATTCTTCCGGATGGTGTAGAGCGTCGCGCCGATGACGATGGCGGCGCCGATCCCGGTGGTCAATGCCGG harbors:
- a CDS encoding amino acid ABC transporter permease, with the protein product MSEATFPLWRKRLFGTPATAVGTLVIAFCIAWIAVPFLRWALIDANWVGTSRGDCTAGGACWVFIRARFGQFMYGLYPADQRWRVDLTGILFLLSVAAIVFAPKRLQLRLGLLALVILPPLGIWLLAGGFGLGPVETREWGGLMLTLFISVYSSLIAIPLGILFALGRQSELKVIRLVSILFIEFWRGVPIIAVIFLASLLLPLILPSGVGIDRLARAVIGLGLVIAAYMAEAVRGGLQALPSGQREAATALGLTYWKATGLIVLPQALRISLPAMTNEFIALVKNTTLVLVVSILDLLGIAQASLADPAWVGMNMEAYFFSGGIYWLICYGLSRWSRALERSGRQRQR
- a CDS encoding ABC transporter permease subunit, with amino-acid sequence MTKALALINDKRVRDWIYQAALIVGLVALTIYFVRNASQNMVKAGIASGFDFLWRTSGIDVPFVLTSYTQADNILGLFWAGVANTTLVTVIAIVLATALGFVLGIARLSSHWLLSTLAGAYIEFVRNIPLLFFVLFWYFGVIAALPAPRDSLSVFGIAFLNNRGLTIPLPDAPANFRWAVAAILLAWLAQWLVAFWARRRKERTGRDAPVLAIGAVLVILVPILAIAWASLATRWDIPILRGFNYRGGFVVIPEFVALLAALVTYTAGFIAEIVRGGIQAVPHGQTEAASALGLRRGQILRFVTIPQALRVMMPPMTNQYLNVLKNSSFGAAIAYPDVVSLFMGSALNNTGQAIEIIAMTLAVYLVIGLAVSALMNWYNARIALVTR
- a CDS encoding YdcF family protein; the protein is MIGRVPNSDEIARIDSEHLLTTELKPADLLFVFGTRDGVKERIDAAYHLWRDGYCRWLIVSGGLTPGSDMTECHIIKAGLVSLGVPADSILEEHKATNTGENVIFSLPIIDAHLGLDTIRTVICLGNLWTSRRYPMTLHRHWPEPEKMLVVVNHYETPNALWHTDPELCARVLSEWDKIQPYMANGFIAEWPQ
- a CDS encoding amino acid ABC transporter substrate-binding protein, which codes for MKTTILAAAFLAAGASLANAQQLAPSPTLDAIKARGNIECGVHLGLPGFSFANDKGEWTGLDVDYCKALAAAVLGDATKVKFTPTSVQQRWPILQSGQVDVLARNSTITFSRNATLGLNFQGINFYEGQTFIVRKKANAKTAADLDGASVCVAAGSTEEKNAADWFRERNLKVTITNFQKNDDAITAYDSGRCDAYTAGVGALAGQRVKLKVPDEHIILTQPISNDPQGPVTRWGDERWQLIVRWVLNGTIAAEALGVTSANVDEMKANSKNTEVRRLLGAEGGFGAMMGLPDDWMYKVIKQVGNYGESFERTVGQGSTLKLERGQNQLWTKGGLLFTPPFQ
- a CDS encoding short chain dehydrogenase, with protein sequence MRIIVVGAEGDIGKAACEELGSRHDIIRAGRSSGDIQVDMADRSSVDAMYMKCGKVDAVISTAGTVHFGPLAEFTEETFMLGLRHKVMGQVNLVLAGLTSVSDGGSFTLTSGVLDRDPIRMGTGAAAANGALGGFVLGAAIEMPRGLRINVVSPGLLDVSVPRYGEWFPGHEPVSSKRVGLAYAKSVEGAITGKVIIVQ
- a CDS encoding MerR family transcriptional regulator encodes the protein MRISEAASTSGLSIDTIRYYETLGLLPKIRRGSDRQRDFSGENVEWLVLLSSLRETGMPMERMRYFAQLYQQGNETLSERRAVLLDHATQLEKRRAALDRCAELLAYKLKRYDELAKRAS
- a CDS encoding GMP reductase, coding for MRIENDPKLDFRDVLIRPKRSTLGSRAHVDVTRGFRFAHTGTEWSGFPLIAANMDVVGTMAMARALLKHGAMVALHKHYGADELIAFFKEPEAANAFYSLGTTESDHDKLKAVHAKAPISKICLDVANGYTEKFVDTVKATRAAFPDAAIMAGNVVTGDMTEALILAGADIVKVGIGPGSVCTTRKMTGVGYPQLSAIIECADAAHGLKGLVCGDGGCTVPGDLAKAYGAGADFVMLGGMLAGHDECEGEIRYEERDGERVAIGMTFYGMSSDTAMKRYAGGVAKYRASEGKTVEVPYRGPVEGTMSELMGGVRSAMTYIGAVRLKEVPKRTTFIMVGSQLNTVFGG
- a CDS encoding acetamidase/formamidase family protein, producing MTHHLLEAGLSTCHWGFFDAALKPVLSIESGDSVTIRTVTGPAEAQPKSGFHVLPEIHEIHAKADRSVPGHILTGPVAVKGARPGQVLEVRIREVKLRTDWGYTMIKPLSGTLPDEFDTHKLIHIGLDAKTNLAHLPWGMELPLAPFFGVMGTAPPAHWGKLTSLIPRAFGGNLDNKELVAGSTLYLPVFVEGGLFSCGDGHGAQGDGEVCVTAIETALEGTFEFILREDLSFTTPRAETPTHHITMGIDPDLDICAQKALREMIALIVGRTKLAREEAYMLCSLAADLRVTQTVNGSKGVHCMLAKSLVA